One Candidatus Acididesulfobacter guangdongensis genomic window carries:
- a CDS encoding PAS domain-containing protein — protein MDIKFKLILNNINYSIILFNEELTIEFLNIAAQELTGYSDYFSYSNHLNANQFFHNNKYIIAKINEVMKTGEGFIDFDFEFYKNNRQNNKRSIIVEIAKINDDEKYYILISMKDITRFKEMDNIIKNEEKLQNFSRFIAEISHEIRNPLGGVKASASYLKKKIIEEHDSLPESLKELSQFTEIIVKEIDRINILIEDLLSLSKNHKINAEMLNVNKVINEIIEIETAVNSEKNIKFIKEFDPSLPEIFASEDALKQVFLNIIKNAIVAVQNKNKGFIRITTRIDAERNIPKFIKIIFSDNGVGISKKDFNKLFEPFFTTKEKGTGLGLAISQKIIFEHNGFINVKSVKNKGTDVIVYLPEGKNKKIAHPINHT, from the coding sequence ATGGATATTAAATTTAAACTTATTTTAAATAATATAAATTATTCAATAATTCTTTTTAATGAAGAATTAACGATTGAATTTTTAAATATTGCCGCTCAGGAACTTACAGGATATTCGGATTATTTCTCTTATTCCAATCACTTAAACGCAAACCAATTTTTTCATAATAATAAATATATTATAGCTAAGATAAATGAAGTTATGAAGACTGGGGAAGGTTTTATTGATTTTGATTTTGAATTTTATAAAAATAATAGACAAAATAATAAGAGGTCAATAATAGTCGAGATAGCTAAAATTAATGATGACGAGAAATATTATATACTTATATCCATGAAAGATATAACGAGATTTAAAGAAATGGATAATATTATTAAAAATGAAGAAAAGCTGCAAAATTTTTCAAGATTTATAGCCGAAATTTCCCATGAGATTAGAAATCCGCTTGGCGGAGTAAAGGCTTCCGCATCATATTTAAAAAAGAAAATTATTGAAGAACACGATTCTCTCCCTGAAAGCTTAAAAGAGTTATCGCAGTTTACAGAAATAATTGTCAAGGAGATAGACAGAATTAATATTTTGATAGAAGACTTGCTGTCATTATCTAAAAATCATAAAATAAATGCGGAAATGCTCAATGTAAATAAAGTTATAAACGAAATCATCGAAATAGAGACTGCGGTTAATTCAGAAAAGAATATAAAATTTATTAAAGAATTTGACCCAAGTCTGCCGGAAATATTTGCTTCAGAGGATGCTTTAAAACAGGTTTTTTTGAATATAATAAAAAATGCTATTGTGGCTGTTCAGAATAAAAATAAAGGATTTATCAGAATCACTACAAGAATTGATGCCGAAAGAAATATTCCAAAATTTATAAAAATAATTTTTTCGGATAACGGCGTAGGAATCAGCAAAAAAGATTTTAATAAATTATTTGAACCGTTTTTTACTACTAAAGAAAAAGGCACAGGATTGGGACTCGCAATATCGCAGAAAATTATTTTTGAACACAACGGTTTTATAAATGTGAAATCAGTGAAAAATAAAGGCACGGATGTAATTGTTTATTTGCCTGAAGGGAAAAATAAAAAAATCGCGCATCCTATAAATCATACATAA
- a CDS encoding DUF1015 domain-containing protein — MQKTVIAPFKPYIYNTDKIKFDEVTAPPYDVISKELQDALHKRSEYNIIRLILGKENNDDSPADNKYIRADELLNKWSRENILIREPEEAIYLYLQGFTSEGKKYERIGFISLFKLPEQKENSQIFGHEKTLAKPKEDRLKLMEATKANLSSIFSIFEDNDKSIVNFITDSIENRNACKISEFADDKNETHKLYRIVDKNLIDFVKMKMEDKSIYIADGHHRFETCLNFRNYIKSAGSNNEKINADYCMMYFAPINQEGMIILPTHRCIINKKIKLENFINEIEKNFTVIQSDAQNIVNDLNKNKDNSSFGFIHESGKYFVISLKDTVKNTIDNPLERLDVSILQNYIFKNILHMEQSDIDNQRFIIYEKDALNAINSISGKNNTCNNNNKQEKIEAVFLMNPTKIEDVTKIASLNLRMPQKSTFFYPKIISGLTINVMYDL, encoded by the coding sequence ATGCAAAAAACTGTAATAGCTCCTTTTAAGCCATATATTTATAATACCGACAAAATTAAGTTTGATGAGGTTACCGCTCCGCCTTATGACGTTATAAGCAAAGAACTTCAGGACGCACTGCACAAAAGATCTGAATACAATATTATAAGACTTATCCTTGGCAAAGAAAATAATGATGATTCTCCTGCCGACAATAAATATATCCGTGCCGATGAACTATTAAATAAATGGAGCAGGGAAAATATTCTGATCCGCGAACCTGAAGAGGCAATATATTTATATTTGCAAGGTTTTACGTCTGAAGGTAAAAAATATGAGCGGATAGGTTTTATTTCATTATTTAAACTACCGGAGCAGAAAGAAAATTCACAGATTTTCGGTCATGAAAAAACCCTCGCTAAGCCTAAAGAAGACAGGCTTAAACTAATGGAGGCTACAAAAGCCAATCTCAGTTCTATCTTCTCTATATTTGAAGACAACGACAAATCTATAGTCAATTTTATAACCGATTCTATTGAAAACCGTAACGCCTGTAAAATTTCTGAATTTGCAGACGATAAAAACGAAACACATAAGTTATACAGAATTGTTGACAAAAATTTAATTGATTTTGTAAAAATGAAAATGGAGGATAAAAGTATATATATTGCGGACGGTCATCACAGATTTGAAACATGTTTAAATTTTAGAAACTATATAAAATCTGCCGGCAGCAATAATGAAAAAATCAACGCAGACTACTGCATGATGTATTTCGCTCCGATTAATCAGGAAGGAATGATTATTTTGCCTACTCACAGATGCATAATTAATAAAAAAATAAAACTTGAAAACTTTATAAATGAAATTGAGAAAAATTTTACCGTTATACAGTCAGACGCCCAAAACATTGTCAACGACCTCAATAAAAATAAGGATAATTCATCATTCGGATTTATTCACGAATCAGGAAAATATTTTGTAATCTCTTTAAAAGATACTGTTAAGAATACTATAGATAATCCGTTGGAACGCTTAGACGTCTCAATATTGCAAAACTATATTTTTAAAAATATTCTGCATATGGAACAGTCGGATATAGATAATCAGCGGTTTATTATATATGAAAAAGATGCTTTGAATGCGATAAACAGCATATCCGGTAAAAATAATACCTGCAATAATAATAACAAACAAGAAAAAATAGAAGCCGTTTTCTTAATGAATCCGACAAAAATTGAAGATGTTACAAAAATAGCATCGCTTAATTTAAGAATGCCTCAAAAATCTACCTTTTTTTATCCAAAAATAATATCGGGTCTGACAATAAACGTTATGTATGATTTATAG
- the ccsB gene encoding c-type cytochrome biogenesis protein CcsB: protein MIHMNASILDGSFYFTISLLMIIISFVGYFIYMFTANKLASTASFVIVLAAFALQTFAFVIRWRYSYQIGIYIPPLIDLYDSLVFFAYVILFGFILLKLFYNFNSLGFIMTFISICALAFATFYPLSTSAIEPYIIPALKSYWLLYHIISLFLAYGAFAAAFGIGILFLIKYNQTNKYNKDKNTPQSSKKINPIKKIASIIFYPFILLYKQFILLSPSIDILDEAIYKVVVFGFLFLSIGIVIGAAWADNAWGGYWSWDPKETWSLITWITYAVFIHARLTKGWNEKKMAWIAVIGFIVVICTYLGVDLLIPGLHSYIAPGAAPVL from the coding sequence ATGATTCACATGAACGCTTCAATTTTAGACGGGTCTTTTTATTTTACTATATCCCTACTTATGATAATTATAAGTTTTGTAGGATATTTTATATATATGTTTACGGCAAACAAACTGGCTTCTACGGCTTCTTTCGTAATAGTGTTAGCTGCGTTCGCCCTGCAGACTTTTGCTTTTGTTATAAGATGGCGGTACTCGTACCAAATAGGAATATACATTCCGCCGCTTATAGACCTGTACGATTCTTTAGTTTTTTTCGCCTATGTAATTTTATTCGGTTTTATTTTATTAAAATTATTTTACAATTTCAATTCCCTCGGCTTTATTATGACATTTATATCTATATGCGCTCTCGCATTCGCAACATTTTATCCCTTATCTACAAGTGCGATAGAACCGTACATAATACCTGCGCTGAAAAGCTACTGGCTCCTTTATCATATAATTTCGCTATTTTTAGCTTACGGAGCATTTGCGGCAGCGTTCGGTATAGGCATTTTATTTCTGATAAAATATAATCAAACCAATAAATATAATAAAGATAAAAATACACCACAATCTTCGAAAAAAATTAATCCGATAAAAAAAATAGCTTCTATCATATTTTATCCTTTCATATTGCTATATAAGCAGTTTATATTGCTCAGTCCGTCTATCGATATTTTAGACGAAGCTATTTACAAGGTCGTAGTTTTTGGATTTTTGTTTCTTTCAATAGGAATTGTAATAGGAGCTGCATGGGCAGATAATGCCTGGGGCGGATACTGGAGCTGGGACCCTAAAGAAACATGGTCGTTAATTACATGGATTACATATGCCGTATTTATCCATGCAAGACTCACCAAAGGCTGGAATGAAAAGAAAATGGCATGGATCGCCGTTATCGGCTTTATCGTTGTAATATGCACATATCTCGGGGTAGATTTGCTTATTCCGGGATTACACTCATATATTGCTCCCGGCGCAGCTCCGGTATTATAA
- the hrcA gene encoding heat-inducible transcription repressor HrcA, with protein sequence MEEFLNERFQEVLHCIIEEYIVTANPVGSKFIAGKCSLNLSSASIRNIMASLEEKGYIHQPYFSAGRVPTSSGYKFYINSILKTKKISKQQKEEIRSSFNISGRDIKKILWQAVHLLSEISHYMPIVLAPERNYASLLHIEFIKLDKSNILVVTVFDGGIVENKIISADRDYNQAELTKYSAELNEIINGHNIDELKDVILKGIDRDRESFFSLLNGIIFNFDLVKNKIENEDDYLYIGSRMNLFDEPEFSNYEKIKSLIKAFEDKKTIIKLLELAKQKEGIHIFIGSDTEWSDINGLSVITASYHSKKGFAEGSIGLIGPSRMNYAMAIPAVNYMAKLLCDII encoded by the coding sequence ATGGAAGAGTTTCTTAATGAGCGTTTTCAGGAAGTATTGCACTGCATAATAGAAGAATATATTGTTACCGCTAATCCTGTAGGCTCGAAATTTATTGCCGGAAAATGTTCTTTAAACTTAAGTTCTGCTTCAATAAGAAATATTATGGCTTCTCTTGAGGAAAAAGGGTATATACATCAGCCTTATTTTTCGGCGGGCAGAGTACCGACTTCTTCAGGCTATAAATTTTATATTAACAGCATCTTAAAGACAAAAAAAATATCAAAACAGCAGAAAGAGGAGATTAGAAGCAGTTTTAATATTTCAGGCAGGGATATAAAAAAAATATTATGGCAGGCGGTACATTTACTGTCGGAAATTTCGCATTATATGCCGATTGTACTGGCACCTGAGAGAAATTACGCCAGTTTGTTGCATATTGAATTTATAAAATTAGATAAATCAAATATTCTTGTAGTTACGGTATTTGACGGCGGCATTGTTGAAAATAAAATAATTAGCGCCGACAGAGATTATAATCAGGCGGAGCTCACCAAATACTCGGCAGAACTAAATGAAATAATCAACGGGCATAATATTGACGAATTAAAAGATGTCATCCTGAAGGGTATTGATAGAGACAGAGAAAGTTTTTTTTCGTTGTTAAACGGTATTATTTTTAATTTTGATTTAGTAAAGAATAAAATAGAGAATGAGGACGATTATTTATATATCGGTTCAAGAATGAATTTATTCGATGAACCTGAGTTTTCAAATTATGAAAAGATTAAATCTCTTATTAAAGCTTTTGAAGATAAAAAAACTATAATAAAATTGTTGGAACTCGCTAAACAAAAAGAAGGTATTCATATATTTATAGGTTCGGATACCGAATGGTCCGATATTAACGGTTTATCGGTGATTACGGCGTCTTATCATAGCAAGAAAGGATTTGCGGAAGGTTCGATAGGTCTTATAGGACCGTCAAGAATGAACTATGCTATGGCTATTCCGGCGGTAAATTATATGGCAAAGCTTTTATGTGATATAATTTAA
- a CDS encoding nucleotide exchange factor GrpE translates to MMDDNKRDENDFRSEDNDEAKDVDELKENKKSSSNNIDIADLEQMAEPASLTEALESLNYIKNAFINLRKEFDELNEKYLKILADSENFRKRIIREKEESLKYSNERLVKDLLPILDYLDLAINHSASYIDNDVSGNLKVFVDGVKMANNEFIKVLQNHGVKIIETENKEFDPNFHEVVEMVKDSAEPEGKIVEEKRKGYVYKDRLLRPSLICISKSDGSC, encoded by the coding sequence ATGATGGATGATAATAAAAGAGACGAAAATGATTTTAGAAGTGAAGATAATGATGAGGCAAAAGATGTTGATGAATTAAAAGAAAATAAAAAATCGTCGTCAAATAATATAGACATAGCGGATTTAGAGCAGATGGCTGAACCGGCATCTCTGACCGAAGCGTTAGAAAGTCTTAATTATATAAAAAACGCATTTATAAATTTAAGGAAAGAATTTGATGAATTAAACGAAAAATATCTTAAAATTCTGGCTGATTCAGAAAATTTCAGAAAAAGAATTATCAGAGAAAAAGAAGAATCGTTAAAGTATTCTAATGAGCGTCTTGTTAAAGATCTGCTGCCGATTCTTGATTACTTAGACCTGGCTATAAACCATTCAGCTTCATATATCGACAACGATGTGTCCGGCAATCTTAAAGTTTTTGTTGACGGCGTTAAAATGGCTAATAATGAATTTATAAAAGTTTTGCAGAATCATGGTGTTAAAATTATAGAAACGGAAAATAAAGAATTTGACCCTAATTTTCATGAGGTAGTCGAGATGGTAAAAGATTCAGCTGAACCAGAAGGGAAAATTGTAGAAGAAAAAAGGAAGGGGTATGTTTATAAAGACAGACTGTTGAGACCATCTTTAATATGTATTTCTAAGTCTGACGGCAGCTGTTAA
- the dnaK gene encoding molecular chaperone DnaK yields the protein MGKVIGIDLGTTNSCVAIMEGKEPVVIANSEGARTTPSIVSITDSGERLVGQAAKRQAVTNPENTIYAVKRLIGRKYNAPEVQAFKKICPYKIVENDNGDAWVEVRGRKYSPAEISSMILMKMKKTAEDYLGETVTEAVITVPAYFNDSQRQATKDAGKIAGLNVLRIINEPTASSLAYGLDKKKEEKIAVYDLGGGTFDISILELGEGVFEVKSTNGDTFLGGEDFDQRVIDYLADEFKKDYGIDLRNDKMALQRLKEAAEKAKIELSSALETDVNLPFITADASGPKHMNLKITRAKLEQLTGDLIERSMKPVGIALKDAGLTTSQIDEVVLVGGQTRMPKVQEKVKDFFGKEPNKGVNPDEVVAVGAAIQGAVLKGDVKDVLLLDVTPLSLGIETLGGVTTKLIEKNTTIPSRKSQIFSTAADNQPAVTINVLQGEREMSSDNKSLGRFELTGIPPAPRGVPQIEVTFDIDANGIVHVSAKDLGTGKEQSIKITSSSGLSKEEIDKMIKEAELHKDEDNKKKELIEAKNHLDTLIYSVEKLLKDNADKIESTEKMTAEEKVSDAKKALEEGDVDKIKSATEELEKVSHSITEAMYKKTAEQQSAGSSQNQEEAQTEKPADENVVDAEFEEVKDKK from the coding sequence ATGGGAAAAGTTATCGGAATTGATCTGGGAACTACCAATTCTTGCGTTGCTATTATGGAAGGGAAAGAACCTGTAGTTATTGCAAATTCTGAAGGAGCAAGAACGACCCCGTCTATCGTTTCTATTACGGATAGCGGAGAAAGATTAGTCGGACAGGCAGCTAAAAGGCAGGCAGTTACTAATCCTGAAAATACCATTTATGCCGTCAAAAGACTTATCGGAAGAAAATATAACGCACCCGAGGTACAGGCTTTTAAAAAAATATGCCCTTACAAAATTGTCGAAAATGATAACGGCGATGCATGGGTAGAGGTCAGGGGCAGGAAATACAGTCCCGCAGAAATATCTTCAATGATTTTAATGAAAATGAAAAAAACCGCAGAAGATTATCTCGGAGAAACCGTTACCGAGGCTGTTATTACCGTCCCCGCTTATTTTAATGATTCGCAGAGGCAGGCAACAAAAGATGCCGGCAAAATAGCTGGACTTAATGTTTTAAGGATTATCAACGAACCTACAGCATCTTCTTTAGCTTACGGTTTAGATAAGAAAAAGGAAGAAAAAATCGCGGTTTATGATTTAGGCGGCGGAACTTTTGATATTTCAATTCTTGAACTCGGCGAAGGCGTGTTTGAGGTTAAATCGACCAACGGAGATACTTTTCTTGGCGGAGAAGATTTTGACCAGCGCGTTATAGATTATTTAGCCGATGAATTTAAAAAAGATTACGGAATTGATTTGAGGAACGATAAAATGGCGCTTCAACGGTTAAAAGAAGCTGCGGAGAAAGCAAAAATAGAACTTTCTTCTGCTCTCGAGACCGATGTAAATTTGCCGTTTATCACCGCTGACGCAAGCGGTCCTAAACATATGAATTTAAAAATAACAAGAGCAAAACTGGAGCAGCTAACAGGTGATTTAATAGAACGGTCTATGAAACCGGTTGGAATTGCTCTGAAAGATGCGGGTTTAACTACCTCGCAAATAGATGAAGTTGTTCTTGTAGGCGGACAGACTAGAATGCCTAAAGTTCAGGAAAAAGTTAAGGACTTTTTTGGCAAAGAACCAAATAAAGGAGTGAATCCTGATGAAGTTGTTGCCGTAGGAGCTGCAATTCAGGGAGCTGTTCTTAAGGGCGATGTCAAAGACGTACTGCTTCTTGATGTAACTCCACTATCTTTAGGCATTGAAACATTAGGCGGCGTTACGACGAAGCTTATTGAAAAGAACACTACTATACCTTCAAGAAAAAGTCAGATATTTTCGACGGCGGCAGATAATCAGCCGGCTGTTACAATTAATGTGCTTCAGGGCGAAAGGGAAATGTCTTCCGACAATAAAAGTTTGGGCAGATTTGAACTTACAGGGATACCTCCTGCTCCTAGAGGAGTTCCGCAGATTGAAGTTACGTTTGATATTGATGCAAACGGTATTGTGCATGTTTCTGCCAAGGATTTAGGAACAGGCAAGGAGCAGTCCATTAAAATAACTTCTTCAAGCGGTTTGTCTAAAGAAGAAATAGATAAAATGATTAAAGAAGCCGAACTTCACAAAGATGAAGATAATAAAAAGAAGGAACTTATAGAAGCCAAAAATCATTTAGATACATTAATATATTCCGTCGAAAAACTATTAAAAGACAATGCCGATAAGATAGAATCTACGGAAAAGATGACTGCCGAAGAGAAGGTTTCGGATGCTAAAAAAGCTTTAGAAGAGGGTGATGTTGACAAAATTAAATCGGCTACCGAGGAATTAGAGAAAGTATCTCACTCAATAACGGAAGCAATGTATAAAAAAACAGCAGAACAGCAATCTGCAGGGTCTTCTCAAAATCAAGAGGAAGCGCAGACTGAAAAACCGGCTGATGAAAATGTGGTTGATGCCGAATTTGAAGAAGTAAAGGATAAAAAATAA
- the dnaJ gene encoding molecular chaperone DnaJ, which translates to MATKRDYYEILEIDRNATSAELKKAYRKLAIKYHPDKNQGDKESEEKFKEINEAYEILSDEEKRAAYDRFGHEGVSQGAGAGFSSGFGDIFSDFFGDMFGSKQNKRTRQRRGDDLRYELKIKFEEAIFGAAKEIKFRRYEKCESCDGTGAKKGTKPVVCPVCKGTGEIRQQQGFFTITRTCYKCSGEGEIIENPCPSCSGRGRVIKEKKLEIKIPAGIDSGNRLRVSGEGASGIFGGPPGDLYVDITVEPHHLFKRKDEDIYVTVPINFPQAAMGCDIEVPTLEGKANLKVPQGTQSGTQFTFKGKGVYRLNSQSRGNEYINVIVETPTNLTAKQKKILEEFTQESGEDSHPIKKSFFEKIFSIGK; encoded by the coding sequence ATGGCAACAAAAAGAGATTATTACGAAATATTAGAAATTGACAGGAACGCAACATCGGCAGAGCTGAAAAAGGCGTACAGAAAATTAGCCATTAAGTATCATCCAGATAAGAATCAAGGCGATAAAGAATCTGAAGAAAAATTTAAAGAAATAAATGAAGCTTATGAAATTCTTTCAGATGAAGAAAAAAGAGCCGCCTATGACAGATTCGGACATGAAGGCGTTTCTCAAGGAGCAGGCGCCGGGTTTAGCAGCGGTTTCGGAGATATTTTCAGTGATTTTTTCGGCGATATGTTTGGTTCAAAACAAAATAAACGGACTAGACAAAGAAGAGGGGATGACCTTCGCTATGAACTTAAAATAAAATTTGAAGAGGCGATATTTGGCGCCGCCAAAGAAATAAAGTTCAGAAGATATGAAAAATGCGAATCATGTGATGGAACAGGCGCAAAAAAAGGAACCAAACCCGTTGTTTGTCCGGTTTGCAAAGGCACAGGCGAGATAAGGCAGCAGCAAGGTTTTTTTACTATTACGAGAACTTGCTATAAGTGCAGCGGTGAAGGAGAAATAATTGAAAACCCGTGTCCGTCATGCTCAGGACGCGGCAGGGTTATTAAAGAAAAAAAACTTGAAATAAAAATTCCAGCAGGAATAGACAGCGGCAACAGGCTCAGGGTGTCAGGAGAGGGCGCATCCGGTATTTTCGGCGGTCCTCCTGGTGATCTTTATGTCGATATTACGGTTGAACCGCATCATTTGTTTAAAAGAAAAGATGAGGATATTTATGTAACAGTTCCTATAAATTTTCCTCAGGCAGCAATGGGATGCGATATCGAAGTGCCTACTTTAGAAGGTAAAGCAAATTTGAAAGTCCCTCAAGGTACTCAGAGCGGGACCCAGTTTACTTTTAAAGGTAAAGGAGTTTATAGGTTAAACAGTCAATCGAGAGGGAATGAATATATTAATGTTATTGTTGAAACGCCGACCAATCTGACTGCGAAACAAAAAAAAATTTTAGAAGAATTTACACAAGAAAGCGGGGAAGATTCACATCCTATTAAAAAATCATTCTTTGAAAAAATATTTTCAATAGGAAAATAG
- a CDS encoding DUF721 domain-containing protein, with translation MKTAYPKNLQENLSKNLPTNLKDILSDILKNKLKISDYDTLLLTTNWIDICGKDLGGKTKPKYIRGKTLTVFTDSPVLSFELNFLKDEFIQKINDYLTKLNENHREADNITDIKFKNVDY, from the coding sequence ATGAAAACTGCTTACCCTAAAAATTTGCAAGAAAATTTATCAAAAAATTTACCTACAAATTTAAAGGACATTTTATCAGATATTTTAAAAAATAAATTAAAAATATCAGACTACGATACATTGCTTTTAACTACTAACTGGATTGATATCTGCGGAAAAGATTTAGGCGGTAAAACAAAACCGAAATATATCAGAGGGAAAACATTAACCGTATTCACAGACAGTCCTGTTTTATCTTTTGAACTTAATTTTCTTAAAGATGAATTTATTCAAAAAATAAACGACTATTTGACAAAATTAAATGAAAATCACAGAGAAGCAGATAATATAACAGATATTAAATTTAAAAATGTAGATTATTAA
- a CDS encoding HIT domain-containing protein: MNDELLNSKAHDCVFCKIVSGIIKSDIIKETNGFIAIKDINAVSPLHLLIISKIHYDSIINTDELFDGNELLQLIKEISKEYSLDSDGFRLVVNTGIDGGQTVMHFHAHLMAGRSFSWPPG; the protein is encoded by the coding sequence ATGAATGATGAATTATTAAACAGCAAAGCACATGATTGTGTTTTTTGTAAAATAGTAAGCGGAATAATAAAAAGCGACATTATAAAAGAAACGAATGGCTTTATTGCAATAAAAGATATAAATGCCGTATCCCCATTGCATCTTCTTATAATATCCAAAATACATTATGATTCCATAATAAATACCGACGAATTGTTTGATGGAAATGAATTACTGCAATTAATAAAAGAAATCTCTAAAGAGTACAGTCTGGATTCTGACGGTTTTAGGCTTGTTGTTAATACCGGTATTGACGGCGGGCAGACTGTTATGCATTTCCACGCACATTTAATGGCAGGCAGAAGCTTTTCATGGCCGCCGGGTTGA